A portion of the Streptomyces sp. NBC_01335 genome contains these proteins:
- a CDS encoding LacI family DNA-binding transcriptional regulator — protein MTRRLAQVAQKVGVSEATVSRVLNGKPGVSDATRQAVLSALDVLGYERPTQLRGERARLVGLVLPELQNPIFPAFAEVVGGALAQQGLTPVLCTQTKGGVSEADYVDLLLQQQVSGVVFAGGLYHQADAAHDHYKVLADRRIPVVLINAAIAELGFPGVSCDDSVAVEQAWRHLASLGHERIGLVLGPSDHVPSQRKLDAARQLAREYGATIPDEHVARAMFSLEGGQAAASRLLDREVTGIICGSDPLALGAVRAVRRRGLSVPHDVSVVGYDDSAFMNCTEPPLTTVRQPIEAMGRAAVELLSVQIGGKAVPSDELLFEPELVVRGSTAPPPRDNSR, from the coding sequence ATGACGCGACGACTTGCTCAGGTGGCACAGAAGGTTGGGGTCAGCGAGGCCACGGTCAGCCGGGTCCTGAACGGTAAGCCAGGCGTCTCAGACGCCACCCGGCAGGCGGTGCTCTCCGCGCTGGACGTGCTCGGATACGAGCGCCCGACCCAGCTGCGGGGCGAGCGGGCCCGGCTGGTCGGGCTCGTCCTTCCCGAGCTCCAGAACCCCATCTTCCCGGCCTTCGCCGAAGTGGTCGGCGGCGCCCTCGCCCAGCAGGGACTCACGCCCGTGCTCTGTACGCAGACCAAGGGCGGGGTCTCCGAGGCGGACTACGTGGACCTGCTGCTCCAGCAGCAGGTGTCCGGGGTGGTGTTCGCCGGCGGCCTCTACCACCAGGCAGATGCCGCCCACGACCACTACAAGGTGCTCGCCGACCGGCGCATCCCCGTCGTCCTGATCAACGCGGCCATCGCCGAGCTCGGCTTCCCCGGTGTCTCCTGCGACGACTCCGTCGCCGTCGAGCAGGCGTGGCGGCACCTCGCCTCGCTCGGGCACGAGCGGATCGGCCTGGTGCTCGGCCCCAGCGACCACGTTCCCTCGCAGCGCAAGCTCGACGCCGCACGGCAGTTGGCCCGCGAGTACGGGGCGACCATCCCGGACGAGCATGTCGCGCGGGCCATGTTCTCGCTGGAGGGCGGCCAGGCGGCGGCCTCCCGGCTGCTCGACCGCGAGGTCACCGGCATCATCTGCGGCAGCGACCCGCTCGCGCTCGGCGCGGTCCGTGCGGTCCGCCGCCGGGGACTCTCCGTGCCGCACGACGTCTCGGTGGTCGGCTACGACGATTCCGCCTTCATGAACTGCACCGAACCGCCGTTGACGACGGTTCGTCAGCCCATCGAGGCCATGGGCCGGGCGGCCGTCGAGCTGCTGTCCGTGCAGATCGGGGGCAAGGCGGTGCCCTCCGACGAACTGCTCTTCGAGCCGGAACTGGTGGTGCGCGGCTCGACCGCCCCGCCGCCGCGCGATAATTCACGCTGA
- a CDS encoding response regulator transcription factor, producing MSARVVVADDQSAVREGIVMLLGLLGVDVVGAARDGEEAVALVAEHAPDVVLMDLRMPRCDGVEATRRVRTEYPGTQVVVLTTFDDDESLFAALRAGARGFLTKDAGGEEIVQAISAVLSGEAGLSPAVQRRLLERVAGEPAVPPPAFSRGQSPGPSQGLGQGQGLGQNQSQGTGLPDGLTPREAEVLVLIAEGLSNTEISRRLHVSQATVKTHINNLFAKTGVRDRAQAVRYAYVQGLARAPGTDIT from the coding sequence GTGAGCGCGCGGGTGGTGGTCGCCGACGACCAGTCGGCGGTCCGCGAAGGCATCGTGATGCTGCTCGGGCTGCTGGGCGTCGATGTGGTCGGGGCTGCCAGGGACGGCGAGGAGGCGGTGGCGCTCGTCGCGGAGCACGCACCCGACGTGGTTCTGATGGACCTGCGGATGCCGCGCTGTGACGGTGTCGAGGCGACCCGGCGGGTTCGCACGGAGTACCCGGGTACCCAAGTCGTGGTCCTGACCACCTTCGACGATGACGAATCGCTCTTCGCGGCGCTGCGGGCTGGTGCGCGCGGCTTCCTCACCAAGGACGCGGGCGGTGAGGAGATCGTGCAGGCCATCTCGGCCGTGCTGTCCGGTGAAGCGGGTCTCTCACCCGCCGTGCAGCGGCGTCTGCTGGAGCGCGTGGCCGGTGAGCCAGCCGTGCCCCCGCCGGCGTTTTCCCGAGGCCAGAGCCCGGGCCCGAGTCAGGGGCTGGGTCAGGGGCAGGGCCTGGGCCAGAACCAGAGCCAGGGCACCGGCCTTCCCGACGGGCTGACTCCGCGTGAGGCGGAGGTGCTGGTGCTCATCGCCGAGGGGCTTTCCAACACCGAGATCTCACGTCGGCTGCACGTCTCGCAGGCCACGGTGAAAACACACATCAACAACCTGTTCGCCAAGACCGGAGTGCGGGACCGGGCGCAGGCGGTGCGCTACGCATATGTACAGGGGCTCGCACGGGCACCTGGGACGGATATCACCTGA
- a CDS encoding citrate synthase has product MTDQGARGFDPAGTERHDDERLGTEPPGAERLGAERLSTRETAALLGVKPETVYAYVSRGQLSSVRAPGGRGSTFDADEVRALARRTGRREAVPAGGADLVFRTGVTLIDQDRYYYRGVDAAELALNHSYEEVVEWLWTGRLKPGVRFSAPAQALTAARQAVAALPEHSGTTDRLRVAVVAASAADPLRFDLSPTSVLGAARGLIPTLVEALHPATPVTDAPGVAGPGGEGSGGAGPGDRDLGSASTAGDDGPGIAARLWPALTSRPADAASLAALDTALALLIDHDLAASTLAVRVAASAHAHPYAVVSAGLGVLEGPLHGAASGLAHRMLREVVERGSAAPVVAEHLRAGRRVPGLGHRLYSGEDPRARVLFTLLEDMPEAAPALAAARDVASTAARHVPLHANIDLALAVLSVSTGMSAEAGETVFAVARTAGWIAHALEEYAERPLRLRPRGQYTGPPPPQALPAPAPSAAPSSPPSSPTSVPSSRADGSGSAR; this is encoded by the coding sequence ATGACGGATCAAGGGGCGCGCGGCTTCGACCCGGCGGGCACGGAACGACACGACGATGAACGGCTCGGCACGGAACCGCCCGGCGCGGAACGGCTCGGCGCGGAACGGCTCAGCACCCGCGAGACGGCCGCTCTGCTCGGTGTGAAGCCGGAGACGGTGTACGCCTACGTCAGCCGCGGCCAGCTCAGCAGCGTGCGCGCGCCCGGAGGGCGGGGCAGCACCTTCGACGCCGACGAGGTCCGGGCCCTGGCCCGGCGCACGGGCCGACGCGAAGCCGTTCCGGCGGGCGGGGCCGATCTGGTCTTCCGTACCGGCGTCACCCTCATCGACCAGGACCGGTACTACTACCGGGGGGTCGACGCGGCTGAACTCGCTCTGAACCACAGCTACGAGGAAGTCGTCGAATGGCTGTGGACGGGCCGGCTCAAGCCGGGCGTCCGCTTCTCCGCTCCGGCGCAGGCCCTGACGGCGGCACGGCAGGCCGTCGCCGCCCTCCCCGAGCACAGCGGGACTACGGACCGGCTGCGGGTCGCCGTCGTCGCGGCGTCGGCGGCCGATCCGCTGCGGTTCGATCTCTCCCCCACCTCGGTCCTGGGCGCCGCCCGCGGCCTGATCCCGACCCTGGTCGAGGCGCTGCACCCGGCAACCCCGGTGACCGACGCGCCCGGTGTCGCGGGTCCGGGGGGTGAGGGTTCCGGGGGCGCGGGCCCGGGAGACAGGGACCTCGGCAGCGCGAGCACCGCCGGTGACGACGGCCCCGGCATCGCGGCCCGGTTGTGGCCCGCGCTCACCTCGCGTCCCGCCGACGCCGCGTCGCTCGCCGCCCTGGACACCGCGCTCGCGCTGCTGATCGACCACGACCTGGCTGCGTCCACCCTCGCCGTCCGGGTGGCGGCCTCCGCCCACGCGCATCCGTACGCCGTCGTCTCGGCGGGGCTCGGGGTGCTGGAGGGACCGCTGCACGGCGCGGCCAGCGGGCTCGCCCACCGGATGCTCCGCGAGGTCGTGGAACGAGGCAGTGCCGCACCGGTCGTCGCCGAGCACCTACGGGCCGGGAGGCGCGTGCCCGGACTCGGTCACCGTCTCTACAGCGGCGAAGACCCCCGTGCGCGGGTCCTGTTCACGCTCCTTGAGGACATGCCCGAGGCGGCGCCGGCGCTCGCCGCGGCTCGCGACGTGGCGTCCACCGCCGCACGGCACGTACCTCTGCACGCCAACATCGATCTCGCGCTGGCCGTGCTCTCGGTCTCCACGGGCATGTCCGCGGAGGCCGGGGAGACCGTTTTCGCCGTGGCCCGCACGGCAGGCTGGATCGCGCACGCCCTGGAGGAGTACGCGGAGCGGCCGCTGCGGCTGCGGCCCCGCGGCCAGTACACCGGACCGCCCCCGCCGCAGGCGCTGCCCGCCCCGGCCCCCTCCGCGGCACCGTCCTCGCCGCCGTCTTCGCCCACGTCTGTCCCCTCATCCCGAGCGGACGGTTCCGGGAGCGCAAGATAG
- a CDS encoding citrate synthase/methylcitrate synthase: MPTETHSAAETHSPAPSAVPRGLAGVVVTDTALGDVRGAEGFYHYRQYSAIELAEARNFEDVWYLMFHGELPDAPARAAFAARLAELRHLPDEVRAALPGIARAGAVSGPLAGLRTALSLLGASAGYRPLYDIEPGRRREDALAVCAAVPTLLTALHRLGEGLDPVEPRDDLPHAANYLYMLTGEVPDPVRARAVERYLVSTVDHGFNASTFTARVVASTGADMAACLVAAVGALSGPLHGGAPSRALDTLDAIGTPDRIDGWIREQVLSGGRIMGFGHPVYRTEDPRSRMLRGIAQDFGGPLVDFAVEVERRVEAILAELKPGRELHTNVEFYAGVVMELCGLPRTMFTPTFCAARVVGWSANILEQAADSKIIRPAARYVGTPPPQPVPAL, encoded by the coding sequence ATGCCGACCGAAACCCACAGCGCCGCCGAAACCCACAGCCCCGCCCCGTCCGCAGTCCCGCGCGGCCTCGCGGGGGTCGTCGTCACCGACACGGCCTTGGGTGACGTCCGGGGGGCCGAGGGCTTCTACCACTACCGCCAGTACTCGGCGATCGAGCTGGCGGAGGCCCGGAACTTTGAGGACGTCTGGTACCTGATGTTCCACGGTGAGCTGCCCGACGCCCCGGCCCGCGCCGCGTTCGCCGCACGCCTCGCCGAGCTGCGCCACCTCCCGGACGAGGTCCGTGCGGCGCTGCCCGGCATCGCCCGCGCCGGAGCGGTGTCGGGTCCGCTGGCCGGGCTGCGTACCGCGCTCTCGCTCCTCGGGGCCTCCGCCGGGTACCGCCCGCTGTACGACATCGAGCCCGGCCGCCGCCGGGAGGACGCGCTCGCCGTCTGCGCGGCGGTGCCCACCCTGCTGACCGCGCTGCACCGGCTCGGCGAGGGACTCGACCCCGTCGAACCGCGCGACGACCTGCCGCATGCGGCCAACTACCTCTACATGCTCACGGGCGAGGTGCCCGACCCCGTCCGCGCGCGGGCCGTCGAGCGCTACCTCGTCTCCACCGTCGACCACGGGTTCAACGCGTCGACCTTCACCGCCAGGGTCGTCGCCTCCACCGGGGCCGACATGGCCGCCTGCCTGGTCGCGGCGGTCGGCGCGCTCTCCGGCCCGTTGCACGGGGGCGCACCCAGTCGTGCCCTGGACACCCTGGACGCGATCGGCACCCCGGACCGCATCGACGGCTGGATCCGTGAACAGGTCCTGTCCGGCGGACGGATCATGGGTTTCGGCCACCCCGTCTACCGCACCGAGGACCCGCGTTCGCGCATGCTGCGGGGGATCGCCCAGGACTTCGGCGGCCCGCTCGTCGACTTCGCCGTCGAGGTGGAGCGCCGGGTGGAGGCCATCCTCGCCGAGCTCAAGCCGGGCCGTGAGCTGCACACCAACGTGGAGTTCTACGCCGGGGTCGTGATGGAGCTCTGCGGGCTGCCGCGGACCATGTTCACGCCCACCTTCTGTGCGGCGCGGGTGGTCGGCTGGAGTGCCAATATCCTGGAGCAGGCGGCGGACTCGAAGATCATCCGCCCGGCGGCCCGCTACGTCGGGACGCCTCCGCCGCAGCCGGTCCCGGCCCTCTGA
- a CDS encoding DUF485 domain-containing protein: protein MEKEAGREAVTTRLDGSWYDALSPGWGEQNGTGTAVSDAPPVPGAPQSGHSAADIYREVQQSEAFREVRRRYRRFVAPATCAFLVWYLAYVVTAIGAPGLMARPVAGAVNVAMAAGLGQFLTTFLLTWAYARHARLRRDRPALELRWETQELTRGIDR, encoded by the coding sequence GTGGAGAAGGAAGCAGGGCGGGAGGCCGTGACGACGCGGCTCGACGGCTCGTGGTATGACGCACTGTCCCCCGGATGGGGCGAGCAGAACGGTACGGGGACCGCGGTGAGTGACGCGCCGCCCGTGCCCGGGGCTCCGCAGAGCGGCCACAGCGCTGCCGACATCTACCGAGAGGTCCAGCAGAGCGAGGCCTTCCGCGAAGTGCGCCGCAGGTACCGGAGGTTCGTCGCCCCGGCGACCTGCGCGTTTCTCGTCTGGTACCTCGCCTACGTGGTCACGGCCATCGGGGCGCCCGGGCTGATGGCCCGTCCGGTGGCCGGCGCGGTGAATGTCGCGATGGCCGCCGGGCTCGGGCAGTTCCTCACCACCTTCCTGCTGACCTGGGCGTACGCGCGGCACGCGCGGCTCCGCCGGGATCGTCCGGCGCTCGAACTGCGCTGGGAGACGCAGGAGCTGACGAGAGGGATCGATCGGTGA
- a CDS encoding CobW family GTP-binding protein, whose amino-acid sequence MPASVAPGEARIPQIPVIVLAGFLGSGKTTLLNHLLHNRAGNRIGVIVNDFGAIEIDAMTVAGQVGSTVSLGNGCLCCAVDASELDTYLETLTRPAVRLDLIVIEASGLAEPQELVRMLLASENSRIVYGGLVEVVDAAEFDRTRERHPETDRHLAVADLVVLNKTDRIDGAEHGRLRASVAALTDRAAVVSTEHGRIDPALLFDPALRPDTERVARQLTFEDLLAEDVRAEDLRTEDVRAENRPGEDLPAGQADHGGAGSHGGAGNHGRAHPHAAYQSVELSTGTPLDPRRLMRFLDSRPEGLYRIKGFVDFGAADPRNTYLLHAVGRFLRFVPRPWGRGEPRLTQLVLIGSGFDAQALLRELEECRVPSPGDPGPFDGAPEPEPRDADELERAMWGVLRYVADERPAEKGGADAEPDPAQ is encoded by the coding sequence TTGCCTGCTTCGGTCGCGCCGGGGGAAGCCCGCATCCCGCAGATTCCGGTCATCGTGCTCGCGGGCTTTCTCGGCTCGGGCAAGACCACGCTCCTGAACCACCTGCTCCACAACCGCGCAGGCAACCGCATCGGCGTGATCGTGAACGACTTCGGGGCCATCGAGATCGACGCCATGACGGTCGCCGGACAGGTCGGCTCGACGGTCTCACTCGGCAACGGCTGCCTCTGCTGCGCGGTGGACGCGAGCGAACTGGACACCTATCTGGAGACCCTGACCAGGCCCGCCGTCCGCCTCGATCTGATCGTGATCGAGGCCAGCGGACTCGCCGAACCGCAGGAACTCGTACGGATGCTGCTGGCGAGCGAGAACTCCCGGATCGTCTACGGCGGACTGGTGGAAGTCGTCGACGCGGCCGAGTTCGACCGCACCCGGGAGCGGCATCCGGAGACCGACCGGCACCTCGCCGTCGCCGATCTGGTCGTGCTCAACAAGACCGACCGGATCGACGGAGCCGAACACGGCCGGCTGCGCGCCTCGGTCGCCGCGCTGACCGACCGCGCCGCCGTCGTCTCCACCGAGCACGGACGGATCGATCCGGCACTGCTCTTCGACCCCGCGCTCCGCCCGGACACCGAACGGGTGGCCCGTCAGCTCACCTTCGAGGACCTGCTGGCAGAGGACGTACGGGCAGAGGACCTACGGACGGAGGACGTACGGGCAGAGAACCGGCCGGGGGAGGACCTGCCGGCAGGACAAGCGGACCACGGCGGAGCGGGGAGCCACGGTGGAGCGGGGAACCACGGCAGGGCCCATCCCCACGCCGCGTACCAGAGCGTCGAACTCTCCACCGGAACGCCCCTGGACCCCCGCCGCCTCATGCGGTTCCTCGACTCCCGGCCGGAGGGGCTGTACCGGATCAAGGGCTTCGTGGACTTCGGCGCGGCCGATCCCCGCAACACGTACCTGCTGCACGCGGTGGGCCGGTTCCTCCGGTTCGTACCGCGTCCTTGGGGCCGTGGCGAACCGCGGCTCACCCAGCTCGTACTGATCGGATCGGGGTTCGACGCGCAGGCACTCCTGCGGGAACTGGAGGAGTGCCGGGTGCCGTCGCCGGGCGATCCGGGCCCGTTCGACGGCGCACCGGAGCCCGAGCCCCGCGACGCGGACGAGCTGGAACGCGCCATGTGGGGCGTGCTGCGTTACGTCGCCGACGAGCGGCCCGCCGAAAAGGGCGGGGCGGACGCCGAGCCGGACCCGGCGCAATGA
- a CDS encoding DNA gyrase/topoisomerase IV subunit A has translation MARRSTKTPPPDDFEEKILDIDVVDEMQGSFLEYAYSVIYSRALPDARDGMKPVHRRIVSQMNEMGLRPDRGYVKCARVVGEVMGKLHPHGDASIYDALVRMAQPFSMRLPLVDGHGNFGSLGNDDPPAAMRYTECRMADATSLMTESIDEDTVDFQSNYDGQEQEPVVLPAAYPNLLVNGASGIAVGMATNMPPHNLGEVVAAARHLIRYPNADLEALMRFVPGPDLPTGGRIVGLSGIKDAYAAGRGTFKIRATVAVENVTPRRKGLVVTELPFTVGPEKVISKIKDLVSSKKLQGIADVKDLTDRSHGLRLVIEIKNGFVPEAVLEQLYKLTPMEESFGINNVALVDGQPLTLGLKELLEVYLDHRFEVVRRRSEFRRTKRRDRLHLVDGLLVALVDIDEVIRIIRDSDNSSAAKERLMERFSLSEIQTQYILDTPLRRLTRFDRIELESERDRLNSEIEALTTILESDTELRKLVSSELAAVAKKFGTDRRTVLLESAGSQVSAVPLQVADDPCRVLLSSTGLLARTANADPVAEDEDAKRAKHDVIVSAVPATARGEVGAVTSTGRLLRVAVIDLPQLPDTHAAPNLSGGAPVPEFLALEEGEELICLTTLDETSQGLAIGTLQGVVKRVVPDYPANKDELEVISLKEGDRIVGAVELRTGEEDLVFISSDAQLLRYPAAQVRPQGRPAGGMAGIKLSDGAEVLSFSAVEPAADAAVFTVAGSHGTLDDSVLTSKLTPFDQYPRKGRATGGVRCQRFLKGEDVLVFAWAGPTPARAAQQNGTPARLPEPDPRRDGSGIPMTDPVAAIAGPV, from the coding sequence ATGGCCCGCCGCAGCACGAAAACCCCGCCGCCGGACGACTTCGAGGAGAAGATCCTCGACATCGACGTCGTCGACGAAATGCAGGGCTCCTTCCTCGAGTACGCGTACTCGGTGATCTACTCCCGGGCCCTGCCCGACGCGCGCGACGGCATGAAGCCCGTGCACCGCCGCATCGTGTCCCAGATGAACGAGATGGGGCTGCGCCCCGACCGCGGATACGTCAAGTGCGCCCGCGTGGTCGGCGAAGTCATGGGCAAGCTCCACCCGCACGGTGACGCGTCGATCTACGACGCCCTGGTGCGCATGGCGCAGCCGTTCTCCATGCGGCTCCCGCTGGTGGACGGACACGGCAACTTCGGATCCCTCGGCAACGACGACCCGCCGGCCGCCATGCGGTACACCGAGTGCCGGATGGCCGACGCCACGTCCCTGATGACGGAGTCGATCGACGAGGACACCGTCGATTTCCAGTCGAACTACGACGGCCAGGAGCAGGAGCCCGTCGTCCTCCCGGCCGCCTACCCGAACCTGCTGGTCAACGGCGCGTCCGGGATCGCGGTCGGCATGGCGACCAACATGCCTCCGCACAACCTCGGTGAGGTCGTCGCCGCCGCGCGCCACCTCATCCGGTACCCGAACGCCGACCTCGAAGCACTGATGCGGTTCGTCCCCGGTCCCGACCTGCCGACCGGTGGGCGGATCGTGGGCCTGAGCGGCATCAAGGACGCCTACGCCGCCGGGCGCGGCACGTTCAAGATCCGGGCGACGGTCGCCGTGGAGAACGTCACCCCGCGCCGCAAGGGCCTCGTCGTCACCGAACTGCCCTTCACGGTCGGTCCGGAGAAGGTCATCTCGAAGATCAAGGACCTGGTCTCGTCGAAGAAGCTCCAGGGCATCGCCGACGTCAAGGACCTCACGGACCGCTCGCACGGGCTGCGCCTGGTCATCGAGATCAAGAACGGCTTCGTGCCGGAGGCCGTGCTGGAGCAGCTCTACAAGCTGACGCCGATGGAGGAGTCCTTCGGCATCAACAACGTCGCGCTCGTCGACGGGCAGCCGCTCACCCTGGGACTCAAGGAGCTCCTGGAGGTCTACCTCGACCACCGCTTCGAGGTCGTGCGCCGGCGCAGCGAGTTCCGCCGTACCAAGCGGCGCGACCGGCTGCACCTGGTGGACGGGCTGCTCGTCGCCCTCGTCGACATCGACGAGGTCATCCGGATCATCCGGGACAGCGACAACTCCTCGGCCGCGAAGGAGCGGCTCATGGAGCGCTTCTCGCTGAGCGAGATCCAGACGCAGTACATCCTGGACACCCCGCTGCGCCGGCTGACCCGGTTCGACCGGATCGAGCTGGAGAGCGAGCGCGACCGGCTCAACTCCGAGATCGAGGCGCTGACCACGATCCTGGAGTCCGACACCGAGCTGCGCAAGCTCGTCTCCTCCGAACTGGCCGCGGTGGCCAAGAAGTTCGGCACCGACCGGCGCACGGTGCTGCTGGAGTCGGCGGGTTCGCAGGTCTCCGCCGTACCGCTGCAGGTCGCGGACGACCCGTGCCGGGTGCTGCTCTCCTCGACCGGTCTGCTCGCCCGGACCGCCAACGCCGACCCGGTCGCCGAGGACGAGGACGCCAAGCGCGCGAAGCACGACGTGATCGTGTCGGCCGTACCGGCGACGGCGCGCGGCGAGGTGGGGGCGGTGACCTCCACCGGACGGCTGCTGCGCGTCGCGGTGATCGATCTGCCCCAGCTCCCGGACACCCACGCGGCGCCCAACCTCTCGGGCGGGGCCCCGGTTCCGGAGTTCCTCGCGTTGGAGGAGGGCGAGGAACTGATCTGCCTGACCACGCTCGACGAGACGTCGCAGGGGCTGGCGATCGGCACCCTGCAGGGTGTGGTGAAGCGCGTCGTGCCGGACTACCCGGCCAACAAGGACGAGCTGGAGGTCATCTCCCTGAAGGAGGGCGACCGGATCGTCGGAGCCGTGGAACTGCGTACGGGCGAGGAGGACCTGGTCTTCATCTCGTCCGACGCGCAGCTGCTGCGCTACCCGGCGGCTCAGGTGCGCCCGCAGGGGCGTCCGGCCGGCGGCATGGCCGGGATCAAGCTCTCGGACGGCGCCGAGGTGCTGTCCTTCTCCGCGGTCGAACCGGCCGCGGACGCGGCGGTGTTCACGGTGGCCGGCTCACACGGCACGCTGGACGACTCGGTGCTCACGTCGAAGCTGACGCCGTTCGACCAGTACCCGCGCAAGGGCCGGGCCACCGGTGGGGTGCGGTGCCAGCGGTTCCTCAAGGGTGAGGACGTGCTGGTCTTCGCCTGGGCCGGTCCCACGCCCGCGCGGGCCGCACAACAGAACGGCACCCCGGCCCGGCTGCCGGAACCCGACCCGCGCCGCGACGGCTCGGGCATCCCGATGACCGACCCGGTCGCTGCGATCGCGGGGCCGGTGTAG
- a CDS encoding solute symporter family protein, translating to MSGDHQALALVLFSAFIAVTLGITTWVGRTRKGSAEEFYAGGRLFSPMENGFAIAGDYMSAASFLGISGLIALFGYDGMLYSVGFLVAWLVVLFLVAELVRNCGRFTLADVVAARMAERPVRTAVGASSVTVSVLYLVAQMVGAGSLVALLLGGTSGATRAWTVVGVGALMVVYVSLGGMRATTWIQIVKAVLLMAGTVALTVAVLVRFHGDVNALLNSAAEHSGHGMEFLAPGLKYGGSWTARLDFISLGVALVLGTAGLPHILSRFYTVPTARAARRSVVWSIGLIGSFYLMTIVLGFGAAALVGSAAVRSSSEAGNTAVPLLALALGGGEGSTGGAILFAVVAAIAFATILAVVAGITLASSASVAHDLYASLRRPGGKPFGEVAVARVAAVGIGVVAIGLGLLAQDLNVAFLVGLAFAVAASANLPALLYSLFWKNFTTRGAVWAVYGGLVPALVLVLLSPVVSGGPRSLFPGVDFQLFPLENPGLVSIPLGFLAGWIGTVTSTESPDQDKHAETEVRSLTGAGAV from the coding sequence GTGAGCGGAGACCACCAGGCACTCGCGCTGGTGCTGTTCAGCGCGTTCATCGCCGTCACCCTCGGTATCACCACCTGGGTCGGCCGCACCCGCAAGGGCTCCGCCGAGGAGTTCTATGCCGGGGGCCGGCTGTTCTCTCCCATGGAGAACGGTTTTGCCATCGCCGGCGACTACATGTCGGCCGCCTCGTTCCTCGGGATCTCCGGGCTCATCGCGCTCTTCGGCTACGACGGCATGTTGTACTCGGTCGGCTTCCTCGTCGCCTGGCTGGTCGTTCTGTTCCTGGTGGCAGAACTCGTCCGCAACTGCGGGAGGTTCACCCTCGCCGACGTGGTCGCCGCACGCATGGCGGAGCGCCCCGTACGCACCGCGGTCGGCGCGTCTTCGGTGACCGTCTCCGTGTTGTACCTCGTCGCCCAGATGGTCGGTGCCGGAAGCCTGGTCGCCCTGCTTCTCGGTGGTACCAGTGGTGCGACCCGCGCCTGGACCGTGGTCGGGGTCGGTGCACTCATGGTCGTCTACGTCTCCCTCGGTGGCATGCGGGCCACCACCTGGATCCAGATCGTCAAGGCAGTCCTCCTCATGGCGGGCACGGTCGCTCTCACCGTTGCCGTTCTGGTCCGATTCCACGGCGACGTCAACGCGCTGCTCAACTCTGCGGCCGAACACAGCGGCCACGGAATGGAGTTCCTGGCGCCGGGCCTCAAGTACGGCGGAAGTTGGACGGCGCGCCTCGACTTCATCAGCCTCGGGGTGGCGCTGGTGCTCGGTACCGCCGGGCTGCCGCACATCCTGTCGCGCTTCTACACCGTCCCGACGGCGCGCGCGGCCCGCCGGTCCGTCGTCTGGTCGATCGGACTGATCGGCAGCTTCTACCTGATGACCATCGTGCTCGGCTTCGGCGCGGCCGCGCTCGTCGGGTCGGCGGCGGTCCGGTCCTCCAGCGAGGCCGGGAACACCGCGGTACCTCTGCTCGCGCTGGCGCTGGGCGGCGGAGAGGGCTCCACCGGCGGAGCGATCCTCTTCGCCGTGGTCGCGGCCATCGCCTTCGCCACGATCCTGGCCGTGGTCGCGGGGATCACTCTCGCCTCCTCCGCCTCCGTCGCTCACGACCTCTACGCCTCGCTCCGTCGCCCGGGCGGCAAGCCGTTCGGCGAGGTCGCGGTGGCCCGGGTGGCTGCCGTCGGGATCGGCGTTGTCGCCATCGGGCTGGGCCTGCTCGCCCAGGACCTCAACGTGGCCTTCCTCGTAGGGCTGGCCTTCGCGGTGGCCGCCTCGGCCAACCTTCCGGCGCTGCTCTACTCGCTCTTCTGGAAGAACTTCACCACCCGCGGTGCGGTCTGGGCCGTGTACGGGGGGCTGGTTCCGGCGCTGGTTCTCGTACTGCTCTCCCCGGTCGTCTCCGGTGGGCCCCGCTCTCTCTTCCCCGGGGTCGACTTCCAGCTCTTCCCGCTGGAGAATCCGGGTCTCGTCTCCATTCCGCTGGGTTTCCTCGCGGGGTGGATCGGCACGGTGACCTCCACCGAGTCGCCCGACCAGGACAAGCACGCCGAGACCGAGGTCAGGTCGCTGACCGGAGCCGGGGCGGTGTGA